The following proteins are co-located in the Bacillus carboniphilus genome:
- a CDS encoding DUF2785 domain-containing protein, with the protein MNLKAQLRQFNEMDTIELKKIKIDDLVNKMLEQIGTTDSELRDSLIYSTFVRLINEEILTEQQMIDVLEVCISDSHLFFKIGEENADSVFTRSFSALVVAAIISKDLKSRFLTEAMVMDCFEKSIQYVVGERDVRGFVKGKGWAHSMAHGADLMVAAVGHPLIEKHKTTVCLVAIKEALFKGSVYTDDEDERFLFVIDHLIVKDVEEEKLIGWIDTLYQQLEDVHALNGFSNNIFMLELMSKIS; encoded by the coding sequence ATGAATCTTAAGGCGCAGTTAAGACAGTTCAATGAGATGGACACCATTGAACTAAAAAAAATAAAAATAGACGACTTAGTAAATAAAATGTTAGAACAAATCGGTACAACAGACTCAGAGTTAAGGGACTCTTTGATTTACTCGACATTTGTAAGACTGATCAACGAAGAGATATTGACAGAACAACAAATGATTGATGTTCTCGAGGTCTGCATAAGTGACAGTCATTTATTTTTCAAGATTGGAGAAGAAAACGCAGATTCAGTTTTTACACGTTCTTTTTCCGCATTAGTTGTGGCTGCTATTATTTCTAAAGATTTGAAATCTAGGTTTCTTACAGAAGCCATGGTTATGGATTGTTTTGAAAAAAGCATTCAGTATGTCGTCGGAGAGCGGGATGTTAGAGGGTTCGTAAAAGGAAAAGGCTGGGCGCATAGCATGGCTCACGGAGCTGATTTAATGGTTGCAGCTGTGGGGCATCCACTTATTGAGAAGCACAAGACAACAGTATGCCTAGTAGCCATCAAAGAAGCTTTGTTTAAGGGAAGTGTTTATACAGATGATGAAGATGAACGGTTTCTATTTGTTATAGACCATCTAATAGTTAAAGATGTTGAAGAGGAAAAATTGATAGGTTGGATAGACACACTATACCAACAATTAGAGGACGTTCATGCACTGAATGGTTTTAGTAACAATATTTTTATGCTAGAACTAATGTCCAAAATTTCCTGA